A genomic region of Pogona vitticeps strain Pit_001003342236 chromosome 15, PviZW2.1, whole genome shotgun sequence contains the following coding sequences:
- the TTC9C gene encoding tetratricopeptide repeat protein 9C isoform X2, translating into MKLRPSPEPVAELRLQQAQTFKEEGNGFYKEGRFRDAVSRYHWALLQVKTLDPSVPSPLQEFGAERPTMLAEQEQIFHAIQRDCYNNLAACLLQMQPVNYERVKEYSLKVLQRQPENAKALYRAGVAFYHLRDFDRAQHYLVAAINKQPKDANVKRYLQLTESQLSSYHQKEKKLYMGMFG; encoded by the exons ATGAAATTGCGA CCTTCCCCGGAACCTGTCGCGGAGCTGCGTCTGCAGCAGGCCCAGACTTTCAAGGAGGAAGGGAACGGCTTTTATAAGGAAGGGCGCTTCCGGGATGCCGTGAGCCGCTATCACTGGGCCTTGCTGCAGGTGAAAACCCTGGATCCAAGCGTGCCTTCCCCTTTACAAGAATTTGGCGCTGAAAGGCCCACCATGCTGGCTGAGCAGGAGCAGATATTCCACGCTATCCAGCGTGACTGCTATAACAATCTGGCTG CATGCCTCCTTCAGATGCAACCGGTGAATTACGAACGCGTGAAAGAGTACAGCCTCAAAGTGCTCCAGAGGCAACCGGAGAACGCCAAGGCACTCTACAGGGCCGGCGTCGCGTTCTACCACCTGCGGGATTTTGACAGGGCACAACACTATCTCGTGGCCGCCATCAACAAGCAACCCAAAG ACGCCAACGTGAAGCGTTACTTACAGTTGACGGAGTCCCAGCTGAGCAGCTACcaccaaaaggaaaagaagttaTACATGGGGATGTTTGGCTAG
- the TTC9C gene encoding tetratricopeptide repeat protein 9C isoform X1 — translation MAMATAKPSPEPVAELRLQQAQTFKEEGNGFYKEGRFRDAVSRYHWALLQVKTLDPSVPSPLQEFGAERPTMLAEQEQIFHAIQRDCYNNLAACLLQMQPVNYERVKEYSLKVLQRQPENAKALYRAGVAFYHLRDFDRAQHYLVAAINKQPKDANVKRYLQLTESQLSSYHQKEKKLYMGMFG, via the exons CCTTCCCCGGAACCTGTCGCGGAGCTGCGTCTGCAGCAGGCCCAGACTTTCAAGGAGGAAGGGAACGGCTTTTATAAGGAAGGGCGCTTCCGGGATGCCGTGAGCCGCTATCACTGGGCCTTGCTGCAGGTGAAAACCCTGGATCCAAGCGTGCCTTCCCCTTTACAAGAATTTGGCGCTGAAAGGCCCACCATGCTGGCTGAGCAGGAGCAGATATTCCACGCTATCCAGCGTGACTGCTATAACAATCTGGCTG CATGCCTCCTTCAGATGCAACCGGTGAATTACGAACGCGTGAAAGAGTACAGCCTCAAAGTGCTCCAGAGGCAACCGGAGAACGCCAAGGCACTCTACAGGGCCGGCGTCGCGTTCTACCACCTGCGGGATTTTGACAGGGCACAACACTATCTCGTGGCCGCCATCAACAAGCAACCCAAAG ACGCCAACGTGAAGCGTTACTTACAGTTGACGGAGTCCCAGCTGAGCAGCTACcaccaaaaggaaaagaagttaTACATGGGGATGTTTGGCTAG
- the TTC9C gene encoding tetratricopeptide repeat protein 9C isoform X3, translating to MLAEQEQIFHAIQRDCYNNLAACLLQMQPVNYERVKEYSLKVLQRQPENAKALYRAGVAFYHLRDFDRAQHYLVAAINKQPKDANVKRYLQLTESQLSSYHQKEKKLYMGMFG from the exons ATGCTGGCTGAGCAGGAGCAGATATTCCACGCTATCCAGCGTGACTGCTATAACAATCTGGCTG CATGCCTCCTTCAGATGCAACCGGTGAATTACGAACGCGTGAAAGAGTACAGCCTCAAAGTGCTCCAGAGGCAACCGGAGAACGCCAAGGCACTCTACAGGGCCGGCGTCGCGTTCTACCACCTGCGGGATTTTGACAGGGCACAACACTATCTCGTGGCCGCCATCAACAAGCAACCCAAAG ACGCCAACGTGAAGCGTTACTTACAGTTGACGGAGTCCCAGCTGAGCAGCTACcaccaaaaggaaaagaagttaTACATGGGGATGTTTGGCTAG